The DNA segment AATCCTGGCTTAACCGGATTGAATTGGGCCGAGAAATACTTGTCACATCAGATGCGGAATATTCTTCGGTCCGGATCCATTTGAGAATTTCATTCTGGGTAATCTGCGCTTCCGATCCCAGGGTTAGTTTTAATCTGTTTCCAAACCCACTGAATGTTCCTGTAAGATTAAATTTCCCCCTCTGATTTACTTGCCAGAATTTAGGCGAGGTGAAAATCTCTTCGATTAGTATCGGGCTTTTATTGCCAAAGGGAGCCAAATACTGCATGCTCCCGGAGAGATTATATCCCAGGGTAACCTTGTTTTGTGCTGCAGAACTGGTGTTGCTTTGGGGCTTAATGTTCACCCCAGGGGCTTCGTAAGTAACCTCTGTTGACCCTTCTTCCTGTTCAGGTTGGGAAGACTGTGTTTCAGGTTCTCCCGATTCATCCCTCGGGAAAAAGTAATCCGATTCCGGAGGCGCGGTGGTTCTCGATGTATCTCTGGCTGGGTCGGTTCCATCGGGAATGAAGCTGCCTTGAATACTGAGAGCAAGGGATAATGGTGTGAGTTGTTGGAGAAGAAAGATTTCCTTCTCGCTGGTTTTTGTTGCTTCTTGAGCAAGCGGATCTACTTCGGAAGGCTCCAAGGAGAATATCTGCCACCTCGCTTCACTAGTAAGGCTATTCAAGGTAATGGATTGTATAAAGGGAGACAACAATCCAGTATTCAAGCGACCGTTCGCACCCAATCTCCAGGTGAAACTTGAAGTTTTTCCAGAGCCGAGCCCCAATCCGATATCAATTTGATTCTTTGTATTCTCATCAGAGCCGCTGGATAACTCTAGCAGTTTTGACCACTGAATATCTTGACCCCGTTTTCCAAAATCTGAGATATAGGTGGGATCAGAATAAAATGGGAATTGCACTGTGACGGTAAAGGGTTTTGGATTAAGTGTAAGACTAAGATTGAGCCCAAAACGGAAGGGAATAACCAAGTCGTAGAGTCTGGCTTTGTTCCAAGAGACAGCTGTACTTTCATTCTCCTCATCCATGTAAATTGAAGTTAAACCCTGGACTGCCTGGTAGAGATTTTTAGTAAACCCGACTCCTGCATAGCCCCTTAGGCGTGTAAGAATCCCTAGGTTTTCGACATCGGCGTACACCCCGCCATGGAATCCAAACAAGGTTGACCCATCAAATAGAACCATGATTCGGTTATTTGTTTCCCTCGGACTAATAGATTCCTCAGTACTTCGGAGAAATAATCCTTCTAAACGCGTCTGATAATCGGTAGCGTCCAAATCTGCTATGGAAAGAAAACTGAAGCTATCTTCTTTTTCAGTCTTCCGCCCCAATAGGTAGGTCGTAGTGTAGAAAAACGCTCCTCTGTCGGATTCGAACCCAAAACTTGGGTGAAAAAAGATTTCTTCACTTGGATGGAAAAAAGCAGGTAACCAGAATACCGGTATATTCCCAACATAAAGGGCACCACCTGTTATAGACCATTCTCCGGGGGCATATACAATTATTTCATCAGCTCTAATACTGTAGGCAGGCGGGGTCCACTGGGATGATGTTACAACGCCCTGGGACAACCTAATGATATCCCCGCTTGAGCGTTGAATAAAATCACCCTGAAAGGTAAACTGCGGCTTCTCTGAATCATCCTTTGGATTCTGGGTTGTCTCCCCAGCCACAAAAAGACCGGCCCAATTATCCACGTCAAACTGAAGTTTTTCCCCAAAAAACACATCAGTCCGCTCATTACCAGAAAGGGTGTACTCTACAGCCCCCTGGGCAGTGAGAATGGATTGGGCTTGGTTTAAGACAATCTCATTTGCAGTAATGGTGTGTATTGAGCCATTCTCCTCCTGGAAGAAAAAAACGGTTACCCCGCCCTGGAGAGTTATCACCTCATCCTGTTCCTGATGAGCAAAGCGCTCCACACGATTAGCTGTCGAAATTTCAATGTTCGATGATTCGGATCCATCTATTTCTGCTTCACGTGAATCACTTGGTATTTTATAGAACGTGTATAAGATTGATTGAAGAGCCTGTCGATTTCCCTTGGGCACTAGACCTAAATCAATTATCCAGGATGAAAGTTCCGCGTATGAGGCTGATTCAATATCCTTTTTCAGTAACTCTGGGGGCACTGAAATTTGTGCGAATACGGTGGTACTGCAAAGAAATAATAGGAAACACGTAAGTGGTAAGAAGAGATTTTTCAATCCTAGGGGTGATGAAATTCTAGAAACTCTCGTAAAAACCTACCTGTATGCGATTCTTGACATTGTGCTACATCCTCGGGAGAGCCGGAAACCACTAGGGTGCCACCCTTATCCCCCCCTTCGGGTCCTAGGTCGACAATGTAATCGGCTTGTTTTATGACATCAAGGTTATGCTCAATGAGTATAATGGTATTTCCCAACTCTACCAACTGTTGAAGGACCTTCATTAGCAGCATTACATCCGCAAAGTGCAGCCCAGTAGTGGGTTCATCCAGTATATATAGGGTCTTCCCGGTACTTCGTTTGCTAAGCTCCAGGGATAGCTTCACCCGTTGAGCCTCACCTCCCGATAATGTAAGGGCGGATTGACCGAGCTTAATATAACCGAGTCCTACCGCATGTAGGGTTTCAAGCTTCCTATGTATTTTGGGGATGTTTTCGAAAAATGTCACCGCTTCATCCACGGGCATTTCGAGAACCTCATGGATGTTTTTACCCTTATAATGGATATCTAAGGTTTCTCTATTAAACCGCTGCCCCTTGCATACATCGCAGGTAACATATACATCGGGTAAAAAATGCATTTCAATCTTTATCGTACCGGCCCCCTCGCAATGTTCGCACCTTCCACCCTTCACATTAAAACTAAAGCGACCCGGCTGGTATCCGCGTGCCTTGGATTCAGGGAGGCTGGCAAATAGGTCCCGTATGGGGGTAAACAGGCCAACATAGGTGGCAGGGTTTGATCGCGGGGTTCTCCCAATAGGGCTTTGATCAATGTTTATTACCTTGTCTAGGTGTTCGAGCCCTGATATAGATTCCACTTCTCCTTGCACATGGTGGGAGCCATTCAAGTGGTTTGCTACCCAGGGATAGAGAACATCGCTCATCAATGTTGACTTACCGCTTCCACTCACGCCGGTAATAACACTGAGGCAAGATAGAGGGAACGATACATCGATTCCTCGGAGATTATGTTCACAGGCACCTGTAATTGTGATAAATTTTCCGTTCCCAGTACGCCGTTCAGCAGGTACGGGTATGTATAATTTCCCTGCCAGGTACTGCCCGGTAAGACTATCCGAGACTGACATGACCTCTTCCAAATTACCTGCAGCGACAACATAGCCGCCATGCACCCCGGCCCCGGGCCCAAGATCTACAATGTAGTCAGCGGTCTTTAAGGTCTGTTCATCATGTTCCACTACAATTAATGTGTTCCCGATATCACGTAGATGTAATAAAGTCTGTATAAGACGTTCATTATCACGTTGGTGCAGACCAATACTAGGCTCATCCAGTATGTAGAGTACCCCTACTAAACTTGATCCTATCTGAGTTGCCAAACGAATCCGTTGGGCCTCTCCCCCAGATAGGGTTCCTGCAGACCTATCCAGGGTCAAATAGTCTAACCCTACGCTCTCCATAAATCCTAAACGATCGTTAATTTCTTTTAAGATTTGCCGAGCGATTTCACTTTGGGTGGAGTCCAACTCAATGGTAGAGAAAAATGAAAGGGCGTCACGAACGGATAAACTATTAATATCATGGATGCTCTTTTTGTTAATGAGAACAGAGAGAGCCTCGGGTTTTAATCGTTTCCCATTACATGAGGAGCAAACCCTCTGGGACATTAGACTCTCGAACCAATCCTTCATCCCGGTGGAGGTTGTTTCATGATACCGTCTTTCAAGTTCACGGAGAATTCCGTCAAAACTGGAGTTATATTCAAAGCGTCCCGTTTTTTCCTTATTGATGTAGGTGAACTCGATGGTTTCTTTCGTACCATGAACTAGGATTTCCTGTATATGTGCAGGCAGATCTTGGAAGGGGGTCCGTAGAGAAAAATCGAAGTGGCGGGCCAGGGCTTCGAACTTGCTTTTTACCCAATTCGAACTCGGCTTAAAACCCTGGATTCCATTTTCATAAAAGGACTTAGATTTGTCGGGAATAATCTTATCCAAATCGAATTCCATCATTATGCCTAATCCGGAACAGGCAGGACAGGCACCGAAAGGGCTGTTAAAGGAAAACAGTCTTGGTTCTAGCTCTGGAAAACTAAGATTGCTATCGGGATAATAATACTGCTCAGAGAAGCTCTGTTCCCATTCCTGGTTTTCGAAGGAACAATGGACCTGTACGAGTCCACCTGTGGCCTCAAGGGCTGCCTCAACGGACTCCGCTATGCGTGAACGGTTTTCAGACTTTACTATTAAACGGTCGATGACAATATCAATGGAATGCTTTTTATTTTTCTCTAACTCTACCGGCTGATCTTCAAGATGAACCATCTCACCATTTATCCGCGCACGGATAAAACCGGTCTTTTTTGCATCCTCTAAAACTTTTTGATGGGTTCCCTTCCTACCCCGGACTATTGGTGCAAGGATCATTACCCGTGCGTCGCTGGGTAGTTGTAACACCTGCTCAATAATCTGATCCACGGACTGCTTTTCAACTGGCTTTCCTGAACTAGGGTCATGGGGAATTCCGATACGGGACCATAGAAGTCTGAAATAATCGTATATTTCTGTGATGGTCCCAACGGTAGATCGAGGGTTCCGGTTTGTAGTCTTCTGTTCGATGGATATGGCAGGACTCAGTCCCTCGATATAGTCAACATCCGGCTTGTCCATTCTGCCAAGAAATTGACGCGCATATGCCGATAGCGATTCCACATATCTACGTTGACCCTCAGCGAAAACCGTATCAAATGCAAGTGATGACTTTCCTGAACCGCTGAGTCCTGATACCACTATGAGTTTATTTCTTGGCAGGTCAAGGTCTATATTTTTGAGGTTGTGTTCCCGAGCGCCTTTGATTATTAATCGTTCCATGTGTTTTCCTGGGGTAGGATTATACTATACATAAATTAAGTCTTCTACTTGTTTTTAGTGAAATTGTTGCGCATCGGGGATTTTTTCAAGGGTGCGGTATATCTCATCCGCAGTTACAGCCCTTGTTGGATCAAAGCGATGTAGCGATTGAGCGAGATAAAACATACTCTCGTAGACCAAACTTTCACGTAAATAATCCCGAACCTGTTCATCGTCTTTCAAGCGTAGCCATAATTGATCAATACTTGAAAAGGTATAATCGAGGTCTTTTTCTCGAACCAATTCGATTGCTTCGGAAATCGGCTGCATGATGCTGATCAGCAGTTTATTAATTGCTTCGGTGTACCTACCGGTATTGAAGTAGAATACCCCGAGCTGCCGGTAGGCTTCCCTGCTCGGAGAATCCGACACCCGATAGAGAACTAGGGTTCTATTCAGACCCCGCTCGATCAAAGCCGTCCTGCCTGCGTCGAGTAAATCAAAGCCCTCAGGTCCAGACAATCGAACGGTTCCATCTAAGGAAATTATTTCATTTAAAATCTTTTCATAATCTGCAAAGCGATCTTCTATAGTGTAGATTCTCGCGAGAATGTATCGAACCTCATACTCAATGGCAAGATCTCCCCGATTACCAGCCTTAGAAAGGGCACGGTTTAAATGGTTCTTTGCTTGGGTAAAATCACCCGCCTGGAGAAATGCCTGTCCGAGTTCTTTTTCTATTTCCGGATTGTTTGGTGATTTTTCTAATGCTAATAACAGAAGATAAAATGCCTGTGTTAGGTTGCCTGTCAAGCGGGCCGTTTTACCCTTTTCTAGAAGCAACCATCCGGGATAATCATGGGGAATATCGGTTTGAAGGGTATTCGGACTATTTTGGGCTGATTCCTGTGGTATAGGACTACCGTTCCCGGAGTCGTTTTGAGCAACCAGGGAAAATGAAACAAAAACGCATAGAATCATGAGGCATGGTTTACGGAAATTCATTGAATATCTTCTCACAGTAGTACCTATCGGCATCTTTCAAAACAGACCTAGTAAAAAGCTTCAAAGAAAACAAGGCTCCTGGAAACCAAGAGCCTTGGGAAAAGTATCTCTGATGATGCGGAATCCGCGTTGTTGTCCTGGTCATTACCGATGCTAACAAACAGGAGGTAATGCAGGGGTAGGAATTTCTTAGAATAATCCCAGCAGAAAAACCATCACAAACAATGCTACCGTCTCAATGAGTCCCAGGACTAGAATGAAATTTCCGAATCCCTTGCCAGTCTCAGCCAAGGCATCGGACGCCACTGCACCGGCCTTACCCTGGAGCCATGCTGAGGCTGCCATTGCGAGCCCTCCCAATACACCTGCACCTAAAATGAGCCAGTCGTTTGCATTCCCTGCTGCTGCACGGAGAGCATTCATAAGTATAAATCCATAAATCGTCTGTGTAAGGGGAGCTCCTACAAAGGCTACGAGCATAAAGGGTGCCGGTTTATTTTGAAGAAAATTCTTTTTCCATGCACCGATAGCTGCCATCCCCGCACCTCCTGCCCCTAGGGCAGAACCAATAGCTGCCAGAGCAAGAGCCGCACCCACACCAATTAATCCGAAACTCATTTAAATCTCCTTTTCTTCTGCTCCATTTGGATTGCAGAATTACTGTATTTGTTCCTTGAATGGTTTGTAGGCAAAACCTGCCCACTCGTTTCCAACATGGTTGGAAAACTCCAACATATTTAATCGAACACCGTGTACAACCACGGATAACCCTGCCATGGCAAGATTTAGCGTATGTCCTAACATGACAACTACTATTCCCGCAATGATGCCACCTATCCCGGATTCCATCATACCCTGTGCCATAGAATTGAAACTCTGTGCTATGGCAAAACCTGACAAACCTACAGCGTACAAGCGGATATATGAAATTATATCAGAGAATGAACTGACACCGCTGAGAAGGGTCGGAATAACATTAGCCAGGGAACTCAGGACTCCCCTAAAGAAACCTTCGCCCGATTGATTTTCAAAGAGAAAAACCAGCCCCATACCAATACCAATCATTGGGACTGCTAAATCGGGTACCGGATAGGTACTCGAACTAATGACTACATTCAGAACCAGATAATAGAGTCCCAAAACAGTTACCATCCAGCCAATCTGTCCGAAGGCATGAATATAAGGTTTCTCAGTAATTTTTCTGAAAAACTGAATGCTATGAGCAATAACTATATGGACGGTTCCAATAACGAAACAGATTAACTTAACGGTATCTGCACTGCCCTGGGTATATGTATTGATAGATGGGATTATAAGATCTCTGAAGCCGGGCAACCTGGATATAGGCTCATAGGCGAACCAGTTACCGGTTATCGCTCCCCATACTACGGTTGCAAAACTAAGCAGGGTAAATAGCTTTAACCCGTCACCAACCGTTCCCTTCCGTGACTGTTTTAAGGATAAGATGATACTAACAACCAGTAGCAAGGCACCGTACCCCGCATCACCTATGATAAAGGCGAAAAACACGGTAAAAAACATGAGAAACCAGAGACTGATATCATGCTCGCGATACCCCGGTATAGTACCAAGTAAGTCGAAAACAGGCTGGATTATTCTCACCGCTGGGGGATTTTTCGTCAATGTTGGAACCTGCTCATTGCTGTCTGGCTCTTCTAACGTGAGCCCCCAGCTGTTTTTTGCTGCAGTCTTCTTCAATGCGTCAACTTGGTTTGAAGGAAGGAATCCGCTGATAATAAGGACAGGACCTGTAGCGTGAAAATTTTCTTCCACCGTTGCAAACTCTACCTGATCTTCCAGTTTTTGCTTAAACGCAGCCAATTGATTGCTTTCCATATCCAGGGTAGAAAGATGATTCGTCAATTCGCTAATTTCATTATCAATTTTTGTAATTCGCCTACGCATGGAATTGAGGGATTGATCAGGAGGATCTATCAACGATCCGAGAAATTCTTCCGGCACCTCTCCCACGACACAAATTAGGACCCCAGCCTTAAGCCTTCGGACCTCAAATAGCGGAAGTTCAGCATACCTTTTCTTGAATGTTTTCCACTCGTCCAAACCCAAGCTAAGCAGGTTTACCGGATAATCCGTATCCCTCAGACTCTCAATGATGGAGGGATCAAAATTGCCCCAATTACTCCACCGGCTTTCTTCCCTGGTTAGCTTTTCACGTTCTTCAAAAAGTTTCTTCAGGGAAGCACCAAGATTCAAGACCCTGGCGACCAAGTCTTCGGCTTCATCCTCCTGAATCTGAGGATAAACCTGATCCTTACCCGGCTCTGGCAACAGCCCGAGGGCGCGATCGATACTAGAGATTTTCTCTCTGAGCCTTTCGATCTTTTCGGAGGAGGTTACCGTTATTTCGGGATGCAGCAGCCCAAGGTTCTTTAATTCCTTTGTGGACTCTGATTTATGGGATTCCAAGGCAAGTATTCTCGCCTTGGTCATAGGTACAATCATGTGGTGCCTCCCTCAACGCCGAGCTTGCCTTTGGAGATTTTACCTCTTACAACCGCTGCGGTTTGTTGATCACCCAGGTATATCTGAATCTTCCTAATATTCTCTCTTGTCTCAGGAATCTTCACCTTTTCGAAGAGGTTTACCCGCTGACTTGTGGTTCGCAGCTCCGCAGAAATCAGTTCATACTGTTTGTCGAGTACGTTCAATTCAGCATCAAACCCAAGAATCTGTTTCAACCCTTCTATCGCCCGGTCGACCCAGAGCGGGTACTGAAAAAGGTCGTAATCAGGGTCCTCAAAGGTGAGCTCCTCAAAAACCGGAATATCTATAC comes from the Spirochaeta lutea genome and includes:
- a CDS encoding LPS-assembly protein LptD; protein product: MERFAHQEQDEVITLQGGVTVFFFQEENGSIHTITANEIVLNQAQSILTAQGAVEYTLSGNERTDVFFGEKLQFDVDNWAGLFVAGETTQNPKDDSEKPQFTFQGDFIQRSSGDIIRLSQGVVTSSQWTPPAYSIRADEIIVYAPGEWSITGGALYVGNIPVFWLPAFFHPSEEIFFHPSFGFESDRGAFFYTTTYLLGRKTEKEDSFSFLSIADLDATDYQTRLEGLFLRSTEESISPRETNNRIMVLFDGSTLFGFHGGVYADVENLGILTRLRGYAGVGFTKNLYQAVQGLTSIYMDEENESTAVSWNKARLYDLVIPFRFGLNLSLTLNPKPFTVTVQFPFYSDPTYISDFGKRGQDIQWSKLLELSSGSDENTKNQIDIGLGLGSGKTSSFTWRLGANGRLNTGLLSPFIQSITLNSLTSEARWQIFSLEPSEVDPLAQEATKTSEKEIFLLQQLTPLSLALSIQGSFIPDGTDPARDTSRTTAPPESDYFFPRDESGEPETQSSQPEQEEGSTEVTYEAPGVNIKPQSNTSSAAQNKVTLGYNLSGSMQYLAPFGNKSPILIEEIFTSPKFWQVNQRGKFNLTGTFSGFGNRLKLTLGSEAQITQNEILKWIRTEEYSASDVTSISRPNSIRLSQDFTLAWQFFPETSPLRDWKVTYTINPIYFNRVFETVDENGTIVYTDQRIGWNADSISKHSVGLSLGYRTTGFVLVNTLSYNLPPLTETMDLSVQMDVLEMISLTGKTTVSFTEQYPLSPITVSASLGNQKTLGLTQQMTIDTELTRLTAMRATMNLFFLEASLFADYQQPLLYSVARGWYREGEKSFLLSRLTLQANETLAWGPVWNERMKGTVNFDIRWNQGLLRFTDSTLSSTINLTLSIREFLDLKFSVSSANKSMYKYFPGFIERVESELPNIEAKNIFVDLFNGVNIFNPTALAQSDFNLDKLSFGLVHDLGDWLLQADLSVSPQLTPDKTAYEWSSLFTLSIEWKAITEVNRSISIDDGTIILDQ
- the uvrA gene encoding excinuclease ABC subunit UvrA, which codes for MERLIIKGAREHNLKNIDLDLPRNKLIVVSGLSGSGKSSLAFDTVFAEGQRRYVESLSAYARQFLGRMDKPDVDYIEGLSPAISIEQKTTNRNPRSTVGTITEIYDYFRLLWSRIGIPHDPSSGKPVEKQSVDQIIEQVLQLPSDARVMILAPIVRGRKGTHQKVLEDAKKTGFIRARINGEMVHLEDQPVELEKNKKHSIDIVIDRLIVKSENRSRIAESVEAALEATGGLVQVHCSFENQEWEQSFSEQYYYPDSNLSFPELEPRLFSFNSPFGACPACSGLGIMMEFDLDKIIPDKSKSFYENGIQGFKPSSNWVKSKFEALARHFDFSLRTPFQDLPAHIQEILVHGTKETIEFTYINKEKTGRFEYNSSFDGILRELERRYHETTSTGMKDWFESLMSQRVCSSCNGKRLKPEALSVLINKKSIHDINSLSVRDALSFFSTIELDSTQSEIARQILKEINDRLGFMESVGLDYLTLDRSAGTLSGGEAQRIRLATQIGSSLVGVLYILDEPSIGLHQRDNERLIQTLLHLRDIGNTLIVVEHDEQTLKTADYIVDLGPGAGVHGGYVVAAGNLEEVMSVSDSLTGQYLAGKLYIPVPAERRTGNGKFITITGACEHNLRGIDVSFPLSCLSVITGVSGSGKSTLMSDVLYPWVANHLNGSHHVQGEVESISGLEHLDKVINIDQSPIGRTPRSNPATYVGLFTPIRDLFASLPESKARGYQPGRFSFNVKGGRCEHCEGAGTIKIEMHFLPDVYVTCDVCKGQRFNRETLDIHYKGKNIHEVLEMPVDEAVTFFENIPKIHRKLETLHAVGLGYIKLGQSALTLSGGEAQRVKLSLELSKRSTGKTLYILDEPTTGLHFADVMLLMKVLQQLVELGNTIILIEHNLDVIKQADYIVDLGPEGGDKGGTLVVSGSPEDVAQCQESHTGRFLREFLEFHHP
- a CDS encoding tetratricopeptide repeat protein; this encodes MNFRKPCLMILCVFVSFSLVAQNDSGNGSPIPQESAQNSPNTLQTDIPHDYPGWLLLEKGKTARLTGNLTQAFYLLLLALEKSPNNPEIEKELGQAFLQAGDFTQAKNHLNRALSKAGNRGDLAIEYEVRYILARIYTIEDRFADYEKILNEIISLDGTVRLSGPEGFDLLDAGRTALIERGLNRTLVLYRVSDSPSREAYRQLGVFYFNTGRYTEAINKLLISIMQPISEAIELVREKDLDYTFSSIDQLWLRLKDDEQVRDYLRESLVYESMFYLAQSLHRFDPTRAVTADEIYRTLEKIPDAQQFH
- a CDS encoding ATP synthase subunit K (produces ATP from ADP in the presence of a proton gradient across the membrane; the K subunit is a nonenzymatic component which binds the dimeric form by interacting with the G and E subunits) — its product is MSFGLIGVGAALALAAIGSALGAGGAGMAAIGAWKKNFLQNKPAPFMLVAFVGAPLTQTIYGFILMNALRAAAGNANDWLILGAGVLGGLAMAASAWLQGKAGAVASDALAETGKGFGNFILVLGLIETVALFVMVFLLGLF
- a CDS encoding V-type ATP synthase subunit I is translated as MESHKSESTKELKNLGLLHPEITVTSSEKIERLREKISSIDRALGLLPEPGKDQVYPQIQEDEAEDLVARVLNLGASLKKLFEEREKLTREESRWSNWGNFDPSIIESLRDTDYPVNLLSLGLDEWKTFKKRYAELPLFEVRRLKAGVLICVVGEVPEEFLGSLIDPPDQSLNSMRRRITKIDNEISELTNHLSTLDMESNQLAAFKQKLEDQVEFATVEENFHATGPVLIISGFLPSNQVDALKKTAAKNSWGLTLEEPDSNEQVPTLTKNPPAVRIIQPVFDLLGTIPGYREHDISLWFLMFFTVFFAFIIGDAGYGALLLVVSIILSLKQSRKGTVGDGLKLFTLLSFATVVWGAITGNWFAYEPISRLPGFRDLIIPSINTYTQGSADTVKLICFVIGTVHIVIAHSIQFFRKITEKPYIHAFGQIGWMVTVLGLYYLVLNVVISSSTYPVPDLAVPMIGIGMGLVFLFENQSGEGFFRGVLSSLANVIPTLLSGVSSFSDIISYIRLYAVGLSGFAIAQSFNSMAQGMMESGIGGIIAGIVVVMLGHTLNLAMAGLSVVVHGVRLNMLEFSNHVGNEWAGFAYKPFKEQIQ
- a CDS encoding V-type ATP synthase subunit D, with protein sequence MAQVKLTKNELKKQKDYLKRYRRYLPTLQLKKQQLQMVLRQIEQKRKDLVEKRDAIYQGIESWIAVFGEQIPIADLIVIKGIKTGSGNIAGIDIPVFEELTFEDPDYDLFQYPLWVDRAIEGLKQILGFDAELNVLDKQYELISAELRTTSQRVNLFEKVKIPETRENIRKIQIYLGDQQTAAVVRGKISKGKLGVEGGTT